The Oncorhynchus mykiss isolate Arlee chromosome 20, USDA_OmykA_1.1, whole genome shotgun sequence genome includes a region encoding these proteins:
- the LOC110499134 gene encoding gastric inhibitory polypeptide: MTVALFVLVLLCMAGMLHVEASDQSGENSLTENGQGLGRRYAESTIASDMSKIMDSMVQKNFVNFLLNQKEKKSMSNVIPEEDPGACLYNNLLKKLALCIRSKGHRSMTQ; encoded by the exons ATGACGGTAGCATTGTTCGTACTGGTGCTCCTCTGCATGGCTGGAATGCTGCATGTTGAGGCCTCGGACCAGTCTGGAGAGAACAG TCTCACAGAAAATGGACAGGGTTTGGGGAGAAGATATGCTGAGTCAACCATTGCCAGTGACATGAGCAAAATCATGGACTCAATGGTTCAGAAGAATTTTGTCAACTTCCTGCTCAACCAGAAGGAGAAAAAGAGCAT GTCTAATGTCATTCCGGAGGAAGATCCAGGTGCTTGCTTGTACAACAATCTCCTGAAAAAACTTGCACTGTGCATCCGCAGCAAGGGACACAGATCCAT GACCCAGTGA